In Nicotiana tabacum cultivar K326 chromosome 17, ASM71507v2, whole genome shotgun sequence, one DNA window encodes the following:
- the LOC107820202 gene encoding uncharacterized protein LOC107820202 translates to MKTYLKISFLLAMIMASTTILSVASSVDKEEEILLKDDNEAEMAELFDIPLNETDESSSSIRGASRFLSQKSPYYKSKTIQKRMTCNKNPRICRAKGSPGPFCCKKKCVNVFTDRQNCGFCGKKCRYNETCCKGQCVNTLFHKRNCGGCNNKCQKGSACVYGMCSYAN, encoded by the coding sequence ATGAAAACGTATTTGAAAATTTCCTTTTTGTTAGCCATGATTATGGCATCAACCACTATACTTTCAGTAGCTTCATCTGtcgataaagaagaagaaatactcTTAAAAGATGACAATGAAGCTGAAATGGCTGAATTATTTGATATCCCCTTAAATGAaactgatgaaagttcatcaTCCATTCGAGGGGCTAGCCGTTTTCTATCACAAAAATCACCTTATTACAAGTCAAAAACAATACAAAAACGAATGACTTGTAACAAGAACCCTAGAATATGTCGTGCCAAAGGCAGCCCCGGGCCATTTTGCTGCAAGAAGAAATGTGTAAATGTGTTCACAGACAGACAAAATTGTGGATTTTGTGGGAAGAAATGCAGGTATAATGAGACTTGTTGTAAAGGGCAGTGTGTTAACACTTTGTTTCACAAGAGGAATTGTGGGGGTTGCAATAACAAGTGTCAGAAAGGCAGTGCTTGTGTGTATGGAATGTGTAGCTATGCAAATTAG